The stretch of DNA CTTCTCGGCGTCGCGGGCGTAGGCCAGCTGCCGCTCGGCGCGGTGGCCCTCCTTCTTCGCCTGCTCGACCATCGGCGGGTACATCTCCTCGTGCTCGTAGGTCTCGCCCTCGATGGCGGCCTTGAGGTTCTCGATCGTGGTGCCCACGCCGTCCATGTTGCGCAGGTGGTAGTTGGCGTGGATCGTCTCGGCGTCGGCGGCGGCGCGGAAGAGGCGGGCGATGTTGGCGTGCCCCTCCTGGTCGGCCTTGGTGGCAAAGGCGAGGTACTTGCGGTTGGCCTGGCTCTCGCCGGCGAACGCGGTCTGCAGGTTCTCGAGGGTCGTGGGCATGGTGGCCTCCCTGGTTGGGGCTTTCGTTGGCTTCGGGTCCGTCACCCTATGCACCAGGTCCGGGCGGACTACCATGCCTGGTGCCGATGACGATCCCCGACTCCATGCGCTGGCCCCCCGAGCTGGAGGCGAAGGTCGCCCGCTTCCCCCGGGCGCCCGGCTGCTACCTCATGCGCGGCAGCGACGGCTCGGTGCTCTACGTGGGCAAGGCCCGCCGGCTGCGGGAGCGGGTGCGCGCCTACCTGCGGGGCACCGACGAGCGGGCCTTCGTGCCGATCCTCCCCCGGATCGTCCGGGACATCGAGGTGCTCGAGGTGGGCAGCGAGAAGGAGGCCCTGCTCCTCGAGAACGAGCTCATCAAGAAGCACCGACCCCCCTTCAACGTCCTGCTCAAGGACGACAAGAGCTTCATCACCCTGCGCCTGGACCGGAAGCACGCTCACCCCCGGCTGGAGGTCTGGCGCCGGCCCGACGACGACGGCGCCCGCTACTTCGGCCCCTACGCCTCGGCGGCGGCGGTGCGGGAGACCCTGCGGCTGATCAACCGCTACTTCCAGCTGCGCACCTGTTCCGACTCGGTGCTGAGCAACCGGAAGCGGCCCTGCCTGCAGTTCCAGATCGGCCGCTGCCCCGCGCCCTGCGTCCTGGAGGTGCCGACCTACGACCGGAACGTCGAGGACACGGCGCTCTTCCTCTCCGGCAAGCACGACCGGCTGCTCGTCAGCCTGCGCAAGCGGATGAAGTCCGCCAGCGATCGCATGGCCTACGAGGAGGCGGCCCGCCTCCGGGATCAGATCCGGGCGGTGGAGCGCACCCTGGAGCAGCAGCGGGTGGTGCAGGTCCAGGACCGCCGGGACCGGGACGTCTTCGGGATCTACCGGGAGGGGCCGGCCCTGGAGGTGCAGCTCCTGACGGTGCGGCGCGGCCGCCTGGTCGGGGGGCGCAGCTTCTCCTTCTCGGGGCAGGCCTTCCCCAGCCCCGAGCTCCTCGCCTCCCTGCTCTCGCAGTACTACGGCGAGGGGGCCGAGGTCCCGGCCGAGGTGCTGGTGCCCCTGCGCCTGCCCGAGCGCGAGGCCCTCGAGAGCCTCCTCTCCGAGCGGCGGGGCGGGCGGGTGCACCTCCTCCAGCCCCAGAAGGGGGAGAAGCGGCGCCTGCTCGAGCTGGCCGAGCAGAACGCCCACACCGGCTTCGTGACCCGGCGCAAGCAGGAGGAGGAGGCCGGCGCCCTGCTGGAGAGCCTGCAGCGCAACCTGCGGCTGAAGAACTACCCGGCCCGGATCGAGGGCTTCGACATCTCCCAGGTGCAGGGTAGCAGCCCGGTGGCCAGCCGGGTGGCGGTCACCGAGGGCAAGCCCGACAGCAGCCGCTACCGCCGCTACCGGATCAAGGAGGTCGAGGGGCAGGACGACTTCGCCATGATGCGCGAGGTCCTCACCCGGCGCCTGCTGCGCGGGGTGGAGGAGGGGGATCTGCCCGATCTGCTGGTGGTCGACGGCGGCAAGGGCCAGCTGGGGGTGGCGCACGCCGTGATGAAGGACCTCGGCATCGACGGCATCGACCTGATCGGGCTGGCGAAGAGCCGGCGGGAGGCCGGCGACGAGGGCGCCCGCAGCCTGGAGCGGGTCTTCGTGTACGGACGCAAGGACCCGATCGTCCTGCGCCAGGACTCGGCCGAGCTCTTCGTCCTCACCCGGCTGCGGGACGAGGCCCACCGCTTCGCCATCACCTACCACCGGCAGCGCCGGCGTCA from Deltaproteobacteria bacterium encodes:
- a CDS encoding rubrerythrin family protein — translated: MPTTLENLQTAFAGESQANRKYLAFATKADQEGHANIARLFRAAADAETIHANYHLRNMDGVGTTIENLKAAIEGETYEHEEMYPPMVEQAKKEGHRAERQLAYARDAEKVHADLFTQALEALEGGADLSQMEVYLCPVCGHLEFGKPTEACPICGAKAEKYVAIA
- the uvrC gene encoding excinuclease ABC subunit UvrC, whose product is MTIPDSMRWPPELEAKVARFPRAPGCYLMRGSDGSVLYVGKARRLRERVRAYLRGTDERAFVPILPRIVRDIEVLEVGSEKEALLLENELIKKHRPPFNVLLKDDKSFITLRLDRKHAHPRLEVWRRPDDDGARYFGPYASAAAVRETLRLINRYFQLRTCSDSVLSNRKRPCLQFQIGRCPAPCVLEVPTYDRNVEDTALFLSGKHDRLLVSLRKRMKSASDRMAYEEAARLRDQIRAVERTLEQQRVVQVQDRRDRDVFGIYREGPALEVQLLTVRRGRLVGGRSFSFSGQAFPSPELLASLLSQYYGEGAEVPAEVLVPLRLPEREALESLLSERRGGRVHLLQPQKGEKRRLLELAEQNAHTGFVTRRKQEEEAGALLESLQRNLRLKNYPARIEGFDISQVQGSSPVASRVAVTEGKPDSSRYRRYRIKEVEGQDDFAMMREVLTRRLLRGVEEGDLPDLLVVDGGKGQLGVAHAVMKDLGIDGIDLIGLAKSRREAGDEGARSLERVFVYGRKDPIVLRQDSAELFVLTRLRDEAHRFAITYHRQRRRQKTLSSPLDRIPGVGPARRKALLKHFGSLREVKAASVEALAAAPGISATLAALIHEGLRGD